A window of the Microtus ochrogaster isolate Prairie Vole_2 unplaced genomic scaffold, MicOch1.0 UNK60, whole genome shotgun sequence genome harbors these coding sequences:
- the Atp5pb gene encoding ATP synthase F(0) complex subunit B1, mitochondrial, whose translation MLSRVVLSAAAAAAPCLKNAAVLGPGVVQATRVFHTGQPRLAPVPPLPEYGGKVRLGLIPEEFFQFLYPKTGVTGPYVLGTGLSLYFLSKEIYVITPETFSTITVVGLIVYVIKKYGASIGEFLDKLNEEKIAQLEEVKQATIKQIQDAIDMEKAQQALVQKRHYLFDVQRNNIALALEVTYRERLHRAYKEVKNRLDYHISVQNMMRRKEQEHMIDWVEKHVVQSISAQQEKETIAKCISDLKLLAKKAQAQPVM comes from the exons GGTAGTACAAGCGACAAGGGTCTTTCACACAGGACAGCCACGTCTCGCCCCTGTACCACCTCTTCCTGAATATGGAGGAAAAGTACGTCTTGGGCTGATTCCTGAAGAATTTTTCCAGTTCCTTTACCCTAAAACTGGCGTAACAG GACCCTACGTGCTTGGAACTGGGCTTAGCTTGTATTTTCTGTCCAAAGAAATATATGTGATTACCCCAGAGACCTTCTCTACCATAACAGTAGTAGGGTTGATTGTCTATGTGATTAAGAAATATGGTGCTTCTATTGGAGAATTTCTTGATAAACTTAATGAG GAAAAAATTGCTCAACTAGAAGAAGTAAAGCAAGCAACCATCAAACAAATCCAGGATGCAATTGACATGGAGAAGGCACAGCAGGCACTGGTTCAGAAGCGCCACTACCTCTTCGATGTTCAGAGG AATAATATTGCCTTGGCCTTGGAAGTCACCTACCGGGAACGGCTCCATAGAGCATATAAGGAGGTAAAGAATCGCCTGGACTACCATATTTCTGTACAGAACATGATGCGTCGCAAGGAGCAAGAGCACATGATAGACTGGGTGGAAAAGCATGTGGTGCAGAGCATTTCTGCACAGCAG GAAAAGGAGACCATTGCCAAGTGCATTTCCGACCTAAAGCTGCTTGCTAAGAAGGCTCAAGCTCAGCCAGTTATGTGA